A genomic stretch from Scomber scombrus chromosome 8, fScoSco1.1, whole genome shotgun sequence includes:
- the cilp2 gene encoding cartilage intermediate layer protein 1 → MSELNMVALLLSLLASVALGQASVRSKRVALNTFTETETTGVTEWTSWFNIDHPGGNGDYERLEAIRFYYRERVCARPTAMEARTTDWVAAAETGEVVHSSLEKGFWCINKEQPHGHICSNYHVRFQCPPVQSYWSDWSEWGPCSTTVCDDVGIQVRQRKCMSTQPMPLLLVPACQGHHSERRECSTPPCTAKWSPWGRWAACSVTCGGGRRIRRRTCVRSSLTVQCTGRPAEIQKCGKSPCPAKCQRLCTEGRPSEDCSRCVCDGHLLYGEVYSVTGVPVAAASVALASQPKVIRARTDAKGQFKLLGICSSSSTLITIRKEKFAPITVSTSSNTTGLSWIRAALKSAEKPYIVKHPEDKVRHEGGRVLLCCKATGSPTPDKYYWYHNGTLLDRKVYKYEEDLVLRDLKPEQSGQYFCKTSSPAGSIKSSPATLIVIAKGTPACNSSPETHLIRLPMDCVQPGTNSKYYNAGRCPHNKCPGSLDFDMRCKDGAGFCCGVKHMESQTIDCGTYSLPIRAVSQCSCQKCLQPTVLVRGRVVTVDNDEPLRFGHIYIGKERVGTTGYQGGFTLQITTDTQRLVVNFVDPTEKFLDTPKVFIFDKKGGSIYHDVKVMRKQTPIDINARETNSIDLGDIKGEDPIGQLIIPANSFHKDNGEVYEGTVKASVTFIDPRNITTAAAAPGDLNFVDNDGDMLPLRTYGMFSVDFRDETNKEVLGAGAVQVLLDTQHVKMQEHIPKMKLWSLNPDTGVWEEESDFSYTTTTGGHGRSKREERTFLIGNMEIRERRLFNLDVPENRRCYVKVRAYMSDKFLPNEQLEGVVISLINLEPKPGYSANPRAWGRFDSVITGPNGACLPAFCDSQRPDAYTAYVTAMMGGEELEAAPSSPKMNPNIIGVSQPYLDKIDYQRSDHEDPALKKTAFRINLPKPNQNNLDETNGPIYPYQNLIGCENAPVDVNHFRFFRVEKDKYEYNVVPFEENDLTTWTGDYLSWWPNPQEFRACFIKVKIHGQKEVMIRSRNLGGTHRETKGKLYGIRDVRSTRDMRETNTSAACVEFKCSGMLFDQAEVDRSIISVLPQGNCRKINTNNLLQEYLIKHPPVSQNNESHAFTMLAPVDPLGHNYGIYTVTDQNPRVAKEIAIGRCFDGTSDGFSREMKSDSGVALTFSCPERKINRESLFQRLQTNPGQTLSQMARDMRELEGLQVQRSSTQVVAYPSEQQGRTQRRRVSSTTRRRVSMRTQQGQ, encoded by the exons ATGTCGGAATTAAATATGGTGGCACTCCTGCTATCTCTGCTGGCTTCAGTGGCTCTGGGCCAAG CATCGGTAAGGAGCAAGAGAGTGGCCCTTAACACGTTCACTGAAACAGAGACAACAG GCGTGACAGAGTGGACGTCTTGGTTCAACATTGACCATCCTGGGGGGAACGGAGACTATGAGCGCCTGGAGGCCATCCGTTTCTAttacagagagagagtttgtgcGAGGCCCACAGCCATGGAGGCTCGCACAACAGACTGGGTGGCAGCGGCAGAAACTGGGGAGGTGGTCCACTCCAGTCTGGAGAAGGGTTTCTGGTGCATCAACAAGGAACAGCCCCACGGCCACATCTGCTCCAACTACCACGTTCGCTTTCAGTGTCCCCCAG tgcaGAGTTATTGGTCTGACTGGAGTGAGTGGGGTCCTTGTTCAACCACGGTGTGTGACGACGTAGGCATCCAAGTCCGCCAGAGGAAATGCATGAGCACCCAGCCCATGCCTCTCCTGTTAGTACCGGCATGCCAGGGCCACCATTCAGAAAGGAGGGAGTGCTCCACCCCTCCATGTACAG CCAAGTGGAGTCCGTGGGGTCGGTGGGCTGCGTGTTCAGTGACCTGCGGTGGAGGTCGCAGAATTAGGAGGAGGACCTGTGTGCGGTCCTCACTGACAGTGCAGTGTACTGGAAGGCCTGCAGAAATACAAAAGTGTGGGAAGAGTCCATGCCCAG CCAAATGTCAGCGTTTGTGCACCGAGGGCCGTCCCAGTGAGGACTGCAgccgctgtgtgtgtgatggccACTTGCTATATGGTGAAGTTTACAGCGTGACTGGTGTCCCTGTGGCGGCAGCCTCGGTGGCACTGGCCAGCCAACCCAAGGTCATCCGTGCCCGAACAGATGCTAAAGGCCAGTTCAAGCTCCTGGGAatctgctcctccagctccacTTTGATCACTATCAGAAAGGAGAAGTTTGCCCCGATCACTGTCTCCACCTCCAGTAACACCACAGGGTTATCGTGGATACGAGCTGCTCTCAAATCAGCTG AGAAGCCGTACATTGTAAAGCACCCAGAGGACAAGGTGCGTCATGAGGGAGGACGGGTGCTGTTGTGCTGCAAGGCAACAGGATCACCGACACCTGACAAATACTACTG GTATCACAATGGGACTCTGCTGGACAGGAAGGTGTACAAGTATGAAGAGGACCTTGTGCTGCGGGACCTGAAGCCAGAGCAGTCAGGACAGTACTTCTGCAAAACCAGCAGCCCTGCAGGCAGCATCAAGTCCTCTCCAGCCACCCTCATTGTGATCG CAAAAGGAACACCAGCATGCAATTCTTCCCCTGAGACACATCTCATCAGACTGCCGATGGACTGTGTCCAACCTGGGACAAACTCCAAGTACTACAACGCTGGCCGCTGCCCTCACAACAAATGTCCTGGCTCCCTAGACTTTGATATGCGCTGTAAAGATGGAGCAGGGTTCTGCTGTGGGGTCAAACATATGGAAAGTCAAACCATTGACTGTGGGACCTACAGTCTTCCTATCCGGGCTGTGTCACAGTGCAGCTGTCAGAAGTGTTTGCAACCGACTGTGCTGGTTCGTGGCAGAGTTGTTACAGTTGATAATGATGAACCTCTGCGTTTTGGACACATTTACATTGGTAAAGAGAGGGTGGGCACCACTGGATACCAAGGAGGCTTCACATTACAAATTACTACTGACACACAGAGATTAGTGGTAAATTTTGTTGACCCCACTGAGAAGTTTCTTGACACTCCCAAGGTGTTCATCTTTGACAAGAAGGGTGGATCCATTTATCATGATGTGAAGGTGATGAGAAAGCAGACACCGATTGATATTAATGCAAGAGAGACCAACTCTATTGACCTAGGTGACATTAAAGGGGAGGACCCGATAGGACAGTTGATTATTCCTGCCAATTCCTTCCATAAGGACAATGGAGAAGTCTATGAGGGAACTGTGAAAGCCAGCGTCACATTCATTGATCCAAGAAATATCACTACGGCTGCTGCGGCCCCTGGCGACCTCAACTTTGTGGACAATGATGGTGACATGCTTCCTTTGAGGACCTATGGCATGTTCTCTGTTGACTTCAGAGATGAGACTAATAAGGAGGTACTTGGAGCTGGAGCAGTCCAAGTCCTTCTTGACACACAACATGTCAAAATGCAAGAGCACATTCCCAAAATGAAATTGTGGTCTCTAAACCCAGACACAGGAGTCTGGGAAGAGGAGAGTGACTTCTCCTACACCACAACCACAGGCGGTCATGGACGGAGCAAACGAGAGGAGCGCACGTTCCTCATAGGCAACATGGAGATCAGAGAACGCAGACTCTTCAATTTGGATGTGCCTGAAAACAGACGCTGTTATGTCAAAGTTCGCGCCTACATGAGTGACAAGTTTCTTCCTAATGAACAGTTGGAAGGTGTTGTAATTAGCTTAATAAACTTGGAACCCAAGCCTGGCTATTCCGCTAATCCCAGGGCATGGGGCCGCTTTGACAGTGTCATAACTGGCCCTAATGGGGCCTGTTTACCAGCTTTCTGTGACTCCCAGAGGCCTGATGCCTACACTGCTTATGTCACAGCAATGATGGGTGGGGAAGAACTGGAGGCAGCTCCTTCCTCCCCAAAGATGAATCCAAATATCATTGGAGTGTCTCAGCCATATCTGGACAAAATTGACTACCAGCGTTCAGACCATGAGGATCCAGCTCTGAAGAAAACAGCCTTCAGAATCAACTTGCCAAAGCCTAACCAAAATAATCTTGATGAGACCAATGGACCAATATATCCATATCAGAATTTAATAGGTTGTGAAAATGCCCCTGTTGATGTTAATCATTTCAGATTCTTCAGGGTGGAAAAAGACAAGTATGAATACAATGTTGTACCATTTGAGGAGAATGATCTGACAACCTGGACAGGGGACTACCTGTCTTGGTGGCCTAATCCCCAAGAGTTCAGAGCATGCTTCATCAAGGTCAAGATCcatggacagaaggaagtgaTGATCAGGTCAAGGAATCTAGGaggaacacacagagagacaaaaggcAAACTTTACGGCATTAGAGATGTACGCAGTACCCGGGATATGCGAGAAACCAATACTTCGGCAGCATGTGTGGAGTTCAAATGCAGCGGTATGTTGTTTGATCAAGCTGAGGTGGACAGATCCATCATATCAGTCCTTCCGCAGGGGAACTGTCGTAAGATCAACACCAACAACCTCCTACAAGAGTATCTCATCAAACATCCACCAGTCTCTCAAAACAATGAGTCCCATGCATTCACCATGTTAGCCCCTGTAGATCCTTTAGGACACAACTATGGCATCTATACAGTCACAGACCAGAATCCCCGGGTCGCCAAGGAGATCGCTATTGGGCGCTGCTTTGATGGTACCTCAGATGGTTTCTCCAGAGAGATGAAGTCAGACTCTGGAGTTGCATTGACCTTTAGTTGTCCTGAAAGAAAAATTAACAGAGAAAGCCTCTTCCAGCGCTTGCAGACTAACCCAGGTCAGACACTGTCTCAGATGGCAAGGGACATGAGGGAATTGGAAGGCCTACAGGTGCAGAGATCATCCACCCAGGTGGTGGCCTATCCTTCAGAGCAGCAGGGCAGGACCCAGAGGCGCAGAGTCAGTTCTACAACCAGGAGGAGAGTGTCCATGCGCACACAGCAAGGCCAATAA